The following proteins are co-located in the Fusobacteria bacterium ZRK30 genome:
- a CDS encoding thiamine diphosphokinase, whose protein sequence is MKKKAIIFLSGRVNLKADYYKNIKYNEYDIYCADGGANHAYNLGVIPKLILGDLDSITEEVISHYKKLEVKFEKFSVSKNFTDGELILEKVTAEYKDVLILGGLGGRTDHFLTNLNLLEKYQNITYADENEIIFWVKKDMEICGQRGKTISFIPLTPIDSLTLKGFTYPLDRADIPRSSSLCMSNIIEQEAVRIKYNNGSVIGIIQK, encoded by the coding sequence ATGAAAAAAAAGGCGATAATATTTTTAAGTGGAAGAGTTAATTTAAAGGCAGACTATTATAAAAATATAAAATACAATGAGTATGATATATATTGTGCAGATGGCGGAGCAAATCATGCTTATAACTTAGGAGTGATTCCAAAACTTATATTGGGAGATCTGGATTCTATCACAGAAGAGGTGATATCCCATTATAAAAAATTAGAAGTGAAATTTGAAAAATTCTCTGTATCCAAAAATTTTACAGATGGTGAATTGATCTTAGAGAAAGTAACGGCTGAATATAAAGATGTTTTAATCCTGGGAGGATTAGGAGGGCGAACAGACCATTTTTTAACCAACTTGAACCTCTTGGAAAAGTATCAGAATATTACATATGCAGATGAGAATGAGATAATCTTCTGGGTGAAAAAAGATATGGAAATTTGTGGTCAAAGAGGTAAAACTATCTCCTTTATTCCTCTTACTCCAATAGATTCATTGACATTAAAAGGGTTTACCTATCCGTTGGACAGAGCTGATATTCCCAGGTCCAGTTCTCTCTGTATGAGTAATATAATAGAGCAGGAAGCTGTACGAATAAAATACAATAACGGTTCCGTTATAGGAATAATTCAGAAATAA
- the efp gene encoding elongation factor P: MKSADKLRAGSTFEENGVPFLILKAERFQSTSGKRQRAPEITFKVKDLISGRINETTVKASDMMNDIMLDKQSMQFLYEDGGEYNFMNQETFEQIGLQKEDLDGAVNYLKEEVIIDILFYEGRPVGVELENHMVFRVTYTEPGLKGDTTGKALKAATIETGYELMVPLFIEMDELIRIDTRTGKYVERAK, from the coding sequence ATGAAATCAGCAGATAAATTAAGAGCAGGAAGTACATTTGAAGAAAATGGAGTACCATTTTTAATATTAAAGGCAGAAAGATTCCAATCAACATCTGGAAAGAGACAAAGAGCACCAGAAATCACATTTAAAGTAAAGGATCTTATTAGTGGAAGAATCAATGAAACTACAGTAAAGGCATCTGATATGATGAATGACATCATGTTAGATAAGCAATCTATGCAATTTTTATATGAAGATGGTGGAGAATATAACTTCATGAACCAGGAGACATTTGAGCAAATCGGATTACAAAAAGAAGATTTAGATGGTGCTGTAAACTACTTAAAGGAAGAAGTTATCATTGATATCTTATTCTATGAAGGAAGACCAGTAGGAGTAGAATTAGAAAACCACATGGTATTCAGAGTTACTTATACAGAGCCTGGATTAAAAGGTGATACTACAGGAAAAGCACTTAAAGCTGCTACAATTGAAACTGGATATGAATTAATGGTTCCATTATTTATTGAGATGGATGAATTAATCAGAATAGATACAAGAACAGGTAAATACGTAGAAAGAGCTAAGTAA
- a CDS encoding HDIG domain-containing protein: MKKIELFGRRLTIGFEKKEKMKKEIKDLEYSAKEVVNEKVVYLILILVLTVVSANTYLFNGYLKLGDVAIRDIVAPTDIIYNDTAAKERIISEIIENSRKEYISVGSVEEATIQRVKVFFEQIKKEKKVESELAYQNIKNSFNIEISSELFTYLFEKSDKELDDLRDKYLNDIKILYKQGVKKDGNLLRLNSLFEKIEELDSYEENFMKIFIKPNYILDSEKTEELLNEKIDQVKNVSVRINAGSVILKKGEAVSESKVIILKNAGLYGKTSKVIKFMGTLIYLFILSIVFKNICTKFLFNEIRKKSYYSAIMLSIAVGIISFRVIDPNWKYILPIETVFILLGILINVKTSLIIGGFLILYGIPLNGFSIEYLVIEIFSLIVSLYLITKIKNRTNIINTGIYIGMTKVFIVLTIAVGMNMEFIDSLIKSGVLFLSGAFTGMLTIALLPYFERTFNILTDIKLLELGDLSQPLLRRLSVNAPGTFHHSMMVATLSEQATEAIGGNHVLARVASYYHDIGKMKRPQFYVENQADGVNPHNNLSPTLSTLIITSHTRDGDEMGREYNLPKEIRDIMYEHQGTTLLAYFYNKAKQNNPHLEESDFRYSGPKPRSKESAVIMLADSIEAAVRSLDEKTPVTIEKMLRKIIGSKIEEQQLSDADLTFKEIEIIIQSFTKILMSIHHVRIKYPGQK, from the coding sequence ATGAAGAAGATTGAACTTTTTGGTAGAAGGTTGACAATTGGGTTTGAAAAAAAAGAAAAAATGAAAAAAGAGATTAAAGATCTTGAATATTCTGCAAAGGAAGTAGTCAATGAGAAAGTAGTATATCTTATCCTAATCTTGGTTCTGACTGTAGTCAGTGCGAATACATATTTATTTAACGGTTATTTAAAATTAGGAGACGTAGCCATAAGGGATATAGTCGCTCCTACAGATATAATTTATAATGATACAGCTGCAAAGGAAAGGATAATCTCTGAAATAATAGAAAATTCCAGAAAGGAATATATAAGTGTAGGAAGTGTAGAAGAAGCTACTATTCAGAGGGTAAAAGTTTTTTTTGAACAAATAAAAAAAGAAAAAAAAGTAGAATCCGAATTAGCTTATCAGAATATAAAAAATAGTTTTAATATCGAAATTTCATCTGAACTTTTTACATATTTATTTGAAAAATCAGATAAGGAATTAGATGACCTGAGGGATAAATATTTAAACGATATAAAGATCCTATATAAGCAGGGAGTTAAAAAAGACGGAAATCTATTGAGGCTCAATAGTTTATTTGAGAAAATTGAGGAATTGGATTCTTATGAAGAAAATTTTATGAAAATTTTTATCAAACCTAACTATATCTTAGACAGTGAAAAAACGGAAGAATTACTCAACGAAAAGATAGACCAGGTAAAAAATGTTTCGGTCCGTATAAATGCCGGGTCGGTAATTTTAAAAAAAGGTGAGGCAGTTTCAGAGAGTAAGGTAATCATATTAAAAAATGCAGGACTGTATGGGAAAACCAGTAAGGTAATAAAGTTTATGGGAACACTTATCTATCTGTTTATATTATCCATAGTATTTAAAAATATTTGTACGAAGTTTCTGTTCAATGAAATAAGAAAAAAAAGTTATTATAGTGCTATAATGCTATCTATTGCTGTAGGAATAATATCTTTCAGGGTTATAGATCCCAACTGGAAATATATTCTCCCTATAGAAACAGTATTTATCCTGTTGGGAATCCTGATAAATGTAAAAACCAGTTTGATTATAGGTGGATTTTTGATCCTCTATGGTATTCCATTAAATGGATTTAGTATAGAATATCTGGTTATAGAAATATTCAGTTTGATAGTTTCGTTATATCTGATAACAAAAATAAAAAATAGAACAAATATTATCAATACAGGGATATATATAGGGATGACAAAGGTGTTTATAGTGTTGACTATAGCAGTTGGTATGAATATGGAGTTCATAGACAGTCTGATTAAGAGTGGGGTATTATTTTTGTCGGGAGCTTTTACAGGGATGTTAACTATAGCTCTCCTCCCATATTTTGAGAGGACATTTAATATTTTGACAGATATAAAACTGCTGGAATTAGGAGACCTGTCCCAGCCACTGCTCAGACGGCTATCGGTAAATGCTCCCGGGACATTCCATCATTCTATGATGGTAGCGACCCTCTCAGAGCAGGCTACAGAAGCTATAGGCGGTAACCATGTACTGGCTAGAGTTGCATCTTATTACCATGATATAGGAAAGATGAAAAGGCCGCAGTTTTATGTGGAAAATCAGGCTGATGGAGTAAATCCGCATAATAATCTGAGTCCTACTTTGAGTACCCTTATAATCACATCTCACACTAGAGACGGTGACGAGATGGGAAGGGAATATAATCTGCCAAAGGAAATAAGGGATATTATGTATGAGCATCAGGGGACAACGTTACTGGCTTACTTTTATAATAAAGCAAAACAAAATAATCCTCATTTAGAGGAAAGTGACTTCAGGTATAGCGGACCTAAACCTAGGAGTAAGGAATCGGCAGTAATAATGCTGGCAGATTCCATCGAGGCAGCAGTAAGATCATTGGATGAAAAAACGCCGGTGACAATAGAAAAGATGCTGAGAAAAATTATAGGGTCAAAGATCGAGGAGCAGCAGCTTTCAGATGCAGACCTTACATTTAAAGAGATTGAAATTATAATTCAAAGTTTTACAAAGATACTTATGAGTATCCATCATGTAAGGATAAAATATCCGGGACAAAAATAA
- a CDS encoding diacylglycerol kinase: MTKKITKNGKFSESINYALEGIVTAIKTERNMRVHIFAGILVIILSLIFGVTGSDLKSLSFAISLVFFAELMNTAIEAAVDISTTRYHPLAKKAKDVAAGAVLVVSLNALVIGYIIFSEKLKKDTFEVFRLLKSSYVDTVLLIIFIVVIGVFIIKSYYKKGKLLHGGMPSGHSAVAFGLWVGVSYATENIVVTILTFGIALLVAQSRIEGRIHSPKEVMAGSILGTFVTYILLRLIF; the protein is encoded by the coding sequence ATGACAAAAAAAATAACTAAAAATGGTAAGTTTAGTGAAAGCATAAATTATGCCCTGGAGGGAATAGTTACGGCTATAAAAACTGAACGAAATATGAGGGTTCATATATTTGCCGGAATTTTAGTGATTATACTGAGTCTTATTTTTGGCGTAACAGGATCTGATCTGAAAAGTCTTTCTTTTGCTATATCTCTGGTATTCTTTGCAGAACTTATGAATACTGCTATAGAAGCCGCTGTGGATATCAGTACAACAAGGTATCACCCACTGGCTAAAAAAGCCAAAGATGTAGCAGCTGGAGCGGTACTTGTAGTATCTCTCAATGCTCTGGTGATAGGTTATATAATTTTTAGTGAAAAATTAAAAAAAGATACTTTTGAGGTCTTTAGATTGTTGAAATCTTCTTATGTGGACACTGTTTTACTTATAATATTTATAGTGGTAATTGGAGTTTTTATAATTAAATCTTACTATAAAAAAGGGAAGTTGTTACATGGAGGAATGCCCAGCGGACATTCAGCAGTAGCTTTTGGACTCTGGGTAGGAGTATCTTATGCTACAGAAAATATAGTGGTAACAATACTAACTTTTGGAATAGCACTTTTAGTGGCTCAGTCTAGGATCGAAGGCCGAATTCACTCTCCTAAAGAGGTTATGGCAGGGAGTATCTTAGGGACATTTGTTACCTATATTTTATTGAGATTGATATTTTAA
- the galE gene encoding UDP-glucose 4-epimerase GalE, protein MKILVTGGAGYIGSHTVIELLKENYEVVIADNFSNSNPKVLDRIKEISGKEFKFYEIDLLDKDNLNKIFIENKIDAVIHFAGYKAVGESVAKPIEYYHNNLTTTFILCEVMKNHGVKKIVFSSSATVYGLNNTSPLLETMPLSATNPYGSTKLMIEQILNDLYISDDQWGIALLRYFNPIGAHESGRIGENPNGIPNNLMPYITQVAVGKREKLSVFGSDYDTHDGTGVRDYIHVVDLAIGHIRALERFKDKTGVEAYNLGTGDGISVLDLVNTFMKVNNVKIPYELVERRAGDVATCYANSEKALKELNWKTEKTLEDMCRDSWKWQSNNPEGY, encoded by the coding sequence ATGAAAATATTAGTAACTGGAGGAGCCGGATACATAGGTTCCCACACAGTAATCGAATTATTAAAAGAAAACTATGAGGTAGTTATTGCAGACAATTTTTCCAACAGTAATCCAAAGGTATTAGATAGGATAAAAGAGATCTCAGGGAAGGAATTTAAATTTTACGAGATCGACCTGTTAGACAAAGATAATTTAAATAAAATATTTATAGAGAATAAAATAGATGCTGTAATTCATTTTGCAGGGTATAAAGCAGTAGGAGAATCGGTAGCAAAACCTATCGAATACTACCATAACAACCTGACAACTACATTTATTCTATGTGAAGTAATGAAAAACCATGGTGTTAAAAAGATCGTCTTCAGTTCTTCTGCAACTGTATATGGATTAAACAACACATCACCACTATTAGAAACTATGCCTCTAAGTGCTACAAACCCATATGGCAGCACAAAACTTATGATAGAGCAGATCTTAAATGACCTGTATATCTCTGATGATCAGTGGGGAATTGCCCTTCTGAGATATTTCAATCCTATCGGTGCCCATGAAAGCGGGAGGATCGGGGAAAATCCAAATGGTATTCCAAACAACTTAATGCCATATATCACCCAGGTAGCTGTAGGAAAAAGGGAGAAATTAAGTGTCTTTGGATCTGACTACGACACCCATGACGGAACTGGAGTCCGGGATTATATCCATGTGGTTGATCTGGCTATTGGTCATATCAGAGCACTGGAAAGGTTCAAAGATAAAACCGGTGTAGAAGCATATAACTTAGGAACTGGAGATGGGATCAGCGTTCTGGACCTGGTAAATACATTTATGAAAGTAAACAATGTAAAGATTCCATATGAATTAGTAGAAAGAAGAGCTGGAGATGTGGCTACTTGTTATGCTAACTCTGAAAAAGCTTTAAAGGAATTAAACTGGAAAACTGAAAAAACTTTAGAAGATATGTGCAGAGATTCATGGAAATGGCAATCTAATAACCCAGAGGGATACTAA
- the yfcE gene encoding phosphodiesterase, with amino-acid sequence MKIFVMSDIHGSIYYLEKALECFKREAADYILILGDILYHGPRNPLPTDYNPKLVAEKLNLYKNKIIATRGNCDSEVDQMLLEFPVMSDFTNLFLGNKRIFATHGHLFTEEKLPIGEGDILISGHTHLPLAEKKDIFIFNPGSITLPKGGNSNSYGILTSSSWEIKDLDGQTFKSIEY; translated from the coding sequence ATGAAAATATTTGTTATGTCAGACATACATGGTTCAATTTACTACCTGGAAAAAGCATTGGAATGTTTTAAGAGAGAGGCGGCAGATTACATCCTCATATTAGGAGATATCCTTTATCATGGACCACGTAATCCCCTTCCTACAGATTACAACCCAAAGTTAGTTGCTGAAAAATTGAATCTCTATAAGAATAAGATCATAGCTACGAGGGGAAACTGTGACAGCGAAGTAGACCAGATGCTTTTAGAGTTTCCTGTTATGAGTGATTTCACTAATTTATTTTTAGGAAATAAACGTATCTTTGCTACCCACGGTCACCTCTTTACCGAGGAAAAACTTCCCATAGGTGAGGGTGATATTCTGATCTCCGGCCACACCCACCTGCCATTGGCAGAAAAAAAAGATATCTTTATATTTAACCCGGGATCTATAACCCTTCCAAAGGGTGGAAATTCCAATTCATATGGAATCCTAACTTCCTCCTCTTGGGAAATTAAAGATCTAGATGGTCAAACCTTTAAATCTATTGAATATTAA
- a CDS encoding endonuclease/exonuclease/phosphatase family protein, with the protein MKRILKLIVIFMITTILAFGSTAYIASFNTLHLGWKNDHKQEKIEGIASIISSFDLTGIQEVMKKDEVKKLTNELKAQTGIEWRYHISPYAVGSKKYREYFAYIYRTDKVKLLKKGKFYPEEERGKYFMREPYGAKFQMGDFKFTYVLVHSIFGKKKIERQLEAIQMVDVYDWFKEEYDKNSEENIVIIGGDFNIPSYDGAFSGFLKHSDMIVDAIPPNQKTTIGKNGLVSSYDHIFYPYEFMEGWYTGRNGVLDFTDNNYREIRKVISDHLPVFIEVNTTRDRGE; encoded by the coding sequence ATGAAAAGAATATTAAAATTAATAGTAATATTTATGATTACTACTATACTTGCCTTTGGATCAACAGCATATATTGCCAGTTTTAATACCCTTCACCTGGGATGGAAAAATGATCACAAACAGGAAAAGATAGAGGGGATAGCCAGTATCATATCTTCCTTTGATCTGACAGGTATTCAAGAAGTCATGAAAAAAGACGAAGTAAAAAAACTGACAAATGAACTGAAAGCCCAGACAGGGATAGAGTGGAGATATCATATCTCTCCCTATGCAGTGGGCAGCAAGAAATACAGGGAATATTTTGCATATATCTATAGAACAGACAAAGTGAAACTCCTGAAAAAAGGTAAATTTTATCCAGAAGAAGAGAGGGGTAAGTACTTTATGAGGGAACCATATGGTGCTAAATTTCAAATGGGAGACTTTAAATTTACCTATGTTTTGGTACATTCGATATTTGGAAAGAAAAAAATCGAGAGGCAGTTGGAAGCTATACAGATGGTCGATGTATATGATTGGTTTAAAGAAGAGTATGATAAGAATAGTGAAGAGAATATAGTTATAATCGGGGGAGATTTTAATATCCCTTCCTATGATGGTGCTTTTTCTGGTTTTTTAAAGCATAGTGATATGATTGTCGATGCAATACCTCCTAATCAAAAGACAACCATAGGAAAAAATGGTTTGGTATCTAGTTATGATCATATCTTTTATCCCTATGAATTTATGGAAGGATGGTATACAGGGAGAAACGGAGTATTAGATTTTACAGACAACAATTACAGGGAGATAAGAAAAGTAATCTCAGATCATTTACCTGTATTTATAGAGGTAAATACCACAAGAGACAGGGGAGAATAG
- a CDS encoding tetratricopeptide repeat protein → MRTKKYRRAVTCFEIVTNMQEITKHYYHSYNNLGICYQNLGKYEKAIEYFKKRVSDPTNYKELEICYVNILSCARDMKYETLMINTLKKLETVLTHLQGETFYQTYWNIGLVYLCLGEKTKAAEAFEKEISFKISLPNTSFSFEKHLESIKHLVVLYGKRPLKQEKLIKHIKQIELKYLSSEFIIYILKYYLNNNMEYEAFLLIKNIDL, encoded by the coding sequence TTGAGAACTAAAAAATATAGGAGAGCTGTTACCTGTTTTGAAATTGTTACTAATATGCAGGAGATTACAAAACACTACTACCATTCTTATAATAATCTGGGGATTTGCTATCAAAACTTAGGAAAATATGAAAAAGCCATTGAATATTTCAAAAAAAGGGTGAGTGATCCTACAAATTATAAGGAACTAGAAATATGCTATGTCAATATTCTTTCCTGTGCCAGAGACATGAAATATGAAACCCTTATGATAAATACTTTAAAAAAATTAGAAACTGTTTTAACCCACCTCCAAGGGGAGACTTTCTATCAAACTTATTGGAATATAGGGTTAGTTTATTTATGTTTGGGAGAAAAAACAAAAGCTGCAGAAGCATTTGAAAAAGAGATTAGTTTTAAAATAAGTTTACCCAATACTTCTTTTAGTTTTGAAAAACATCTAGAAAGTATTAAGCACCTGGTTGTTCTCTATGGGAAAAGACCTCTAAAACAGGAAAAGCTCATAAAACATATTAAACAAATTGAATTAAAATATTTAAGTTCAGAATTTATTATTTATATATTAAAATATTATCTTAATAATAATATGGAATACGAAGCATTTCTTTTAATTAAAAATATTGATCTATAA
- a CDS encoding DMT family transporter, translated as MTKTLTLTKEGNVKYLLLIIIAICFLATGGIFVKLSTVPPVMTGFYRVLFSLPILFPVVKKNLSKIDKKDFILILLAGVFLACDLILWNISFHLTTVANSNLLANLVPFTIVPISYFIFKEKIPKLFFLGLGIVLMGVILLMYGKINPNTENYKGDLLAFLTSIFYALFLLTVYKVRKRVKSLDIMFISGLSSCLVLLIAGLTMEKIKIPLTFTDFYPLIGLAFVSQIGGQGLLSYCLGKVSVTLSSVLILSQPVIGAIYSFIIFNERLSSLEILGVFITLIGIFISKKGYN; from the coding sequence ATGACTAAAACACTTACTTTAACAAAAGAAGGAAATGTTAAATATTTACTTTTAATAATTATAGCAATTTGTTTTTTAGCAACAGGCGGGATTTTTGTAAAATTAAGCACTGTTCCACCTGTAATGACAGGGTTTTATAGAGTTTTATTTTCTCTTCCTATTTTATTTCCTGTTGTAAAAAAAAATTTAAGCAAAATTGATAAAAAAGATTTTATTTTGATTTTACTGGCAGGAGTATTTTTAGCATGTGATTTAATTTTATGGAATATATCCTTTCATTTAACAACAGTAGCAAATAGTAATTTATTAGCTAATTTAGTACCTTTTACTATAGTTCCAATTTCTTATTTTATATTTAAAGAAAAGATTCCTAAATTATTTTTTTTAGGATTAGGAATTGTTTTAATGGGAGTAATTTTATTAATGTACGGAAAAATTAATCCTAATACAGAAAATTATAAAGGTGATCTTTTAGCTTTTTTAACATCAATCTTTTATGCTTTATTTTTGTTAACGGTTTATAAAGTAAGAAAAAGAGTTAAATCATTAGATATAATGTTTATAAGCGGTTTGAGTAGTTGTTTAGTTTTATTGATAGCCGGATTAACTATGGAAAAAATCAAAATACCTTTAACATTTACTGATTTTTACCCATTAATAGGTCTAGCTTTCGTTTCACAAATTGGAGGACAAGGGTTATTAAGTTATTGCTTAGGAAAGGTTTCAGTGACACTTTCATCTGTTTTAATTTTATCTCAGCCAGTTATAGGAGCGATATATTCTTTCATTATATTTAACGAAAGACTCTCATCTCTTGAAATTTTAGGTGTCTTTATAACTCTTATAGGTATTTTTATATCAAAAAAAGGATATAATTAA
- a CDS encoding DUF2974 domain-containing protein, giving the protein MITELDYLVLSGLSYGDFKEEDIGFSLEEILFLNSESKKRLLSFPNEVWSYGGSEIFERTFHTFLCEWKVIGIMDDTYKQGTEKTGFYAIAFEKNKQIVISYRGTELSSFGEAYKDFIETDLLLGVDKKPKQLEQGVEFYKKILKVQHESIALTGHSLGGGIAQYVALISDLEELGIPKVYTWNAVGINKVGILSLEDFLEFDSIAERKCSSLKNNEVLYKRVKTYYYSYLLKLLKKNNYIKDKESIKKISKLEFKLELDEDAEKRLESIFTTANKPLLPFFAKKEEQKNELVMSPKVFIDDFFNEDMIYEELTRARKFIKKFKKNNKYDEHIINFVHSEDFTITLYPHLGSTYAINKGLVRSDEKLHPLLKKMYAFTKSMRSYHMYQVFLPFFSFEGEDRGQIKKELSIDYIATEVRRVIYQEKNLSDEFLGFYYNSLELDSENYYKIKKTLLHGMGMTKADIKYLKESVVMIKRMNYEKFRELWKKVRNKVGSPYMKKDIYDLISFHERHK; this is encoded by the coding sequence ATGATAACAGAATTAGATTATTTAGTTCTCAGTGGTCTTTCATATGGTGATTTTAAAGAGGAAGACATAGGATTTTCTTTGGAGGAAATATTGTTTTTGAACAGTGAATCTAAAAAAAGACTGCTTTCTTTCCCCAATGAGGTCTGGTCTTATGGAGGAAGCGAGATATTTGAAAGGACATTTCATACTTTTTTATGTGAATGGAAAGTTATAGGTATAATGGACGATACCTATAAACAGGGAACAGAAAAAACAGGCTTTTATGCTATAGCTTTTGAAAAAAATAAACAGATAGTTATTTCCTATAGGGGAACAGAACTCAGTTCCTTTGGAGAAGCATATAAGGATTTTATAGAAACCGATCTTCTGCTAGGTGTGGATAAAAAACCAAAACAATTAGAACAGGGAGTGGAGTTCTATAAGAAAATTTTAAAGGTACAACACGAGAGTATAGCTCTGACCGGGCACTCTCTGGGAGGAGGAATAGCCCAATATGTTGCCTTGATCTCCGACCTGGAAGAGCTTGGAATCCCAAAGGTTTATACATGGAATGCTGTTGGAATCAATAAAGTCGGGATATTAAGCTTAGAGGATTTTTTAGAGTTTGATTCTATAGCAGAGAGAAAGTGTTCGTCTCTAAAAAATAATGAAGTCCTGTATAAAAGGGTAAAAACTTATTACTATAGTTATCTTTTAAAACTTTTGAAAAAAAATAACTATATCAAAGACAAAGAGAGTATAAAAAAAATCTCTAAATTAGAGTTTAAACTGGAATTAGATGAAGATGCAGAGAAAAGATTGGAAAGTATATTTACAACAGCCAATAAACCTCTACTGCCCTTCTTTGCTAAAAAAGAGGAACAAAAAAATGAACTGGTAATGAGTCCTAAAGTTTTTATAGATGATTTCTTCAATGAAGATATGATCTATGAGGAGTTGACCAGAGCAAGAAAATTTATTAAGAAATTCAAAAAAAATAATAAATACGATGAACATATAATTAATTTTGTTCATTCAGAAGATTTTACAATCACACTTTATCCTCATTTAGGGAGTACATATGCAATAAATAAAGGACTGGTCAGGTCGGATGAAAAATTACATCCCCTCTTAAAGAAGATGTATGCCTTTACTAAATCCATGAGAAGTTATCATATGTACCAAGTGTTTTTACCTTTCTTTAGTTTTGAAGGTGAAGACAGGGGACAGATAAAAAAAGAGTTAAGTATTGACTATATAGCTACTGAGGTCAGAAGAGTTATCTATCAGGAAAAGAATTTATCCGATGAATTTTTGGGATTTTATTATAATAGTTTGGAATTAGACAGTGAAAATTATTATAAGATCAAAAAAACTCTCCTCCACGGGATGGGGATGACCAAGGCAGATATAAAATATTTGAAGGAATCGGTTGTAATGATAAAAAGGATGAACTATGAAAAATTCAGAGAATTGTGGAAAAAAGTTCGAAACAAGGTAGGAAGTCCCTATATGAAAAAGGATATATACGACCTGATAAGTTTTCATGAAAGGCATAAATAA
- the ybeY gene encoding rRNA maturation RNase YbeY: MEITVELTKGIEGYDEFIDLETVEDYIKTVIEDEYSNERDVYMSLLLTNNENIQAVNRDYRDKDQPTDVISFAYLDNEDDFQLGPYLTLGDIVISLERVEEQASDYNHSFKREFYYVLTHGILHLLGYDHIEDEDKKIMRKKEEEILKKHGYSRDI; the protein is encoded by the coding sequence ATGGAAATAACTGTTGAATTAACTAAGGGAATAGAGGGATATGATGAATTTATAGATTTAGAGACTGTAGAAGATTATATAAAAACTGTTATAGAGGATGAGTATAGCAACGAAAGAGATGTCTATATGTCACTTTTACTGACTAACAATGAAAATATACAAGCTGTAAACAGAGATTACAGGGATAAAGATCAGCCTACAGATGTGATCTCGTTTGCCTATCTAGACAATGAAGATGATTTTCAATTAGGGCCTTATTTGACCCTGGGTGATATAGTAATATCTTTAGAGAGAGTAGAGGAGCAGGCCAGTGACTATAACCATAGTTTTAAAAGAGAGTTTTACTATGTATTGACACACGGGATCTTACACCTGTTAGGTTATGATCATATAGAGGATGAGGATAAAAAAATAATGAGAAAGAAAGAGGAAGAGATCCTAAAGAAACACGGATATAGCAGAGATATTTAA